The window TTGTTGTGGACTTTTATAACCTTTACTTGGCTTCAAAAAGTGTGTGCTTATTGTTGGGCCATCTGCCCAAAAGGGGCTACCGCCCCCCGTACcccgtccaactcagcagcgagttggatcgctgcagttgggcccatcgcttcagttgggcctatatattagtctccataagcccaacaatCTGACCTGTTGGGCCATTGGCCCAAAAAAAATTTTGGGCGATTAGGGTttcagacggttagggtttcgggagtataaatgtaacctctttctctgtaatctgcatctcattcattatagtgaaatatcctggcttggtagtgcccccagacgtagtcattctaatcgagtggcgaactgggtaaacaattcttgtgtgcttGTTTGTTTTTCGTTTTCGTAATTGCATTTATTCTTAACACTTATTGTTGTACTACATAAATAATAAAGATGATGACAAGGCAGGTACccactaattaattttataagtaTTCTATCAGGGTGACCAACAAGacgccaaaaaaaaaagaatacacGGTTGTGAATGACAATTGAAAGACAGTGCCAATTATGAAAACATCCACATCCTGCTCTCCAACAAATCTGGAACTGATAGACAAAGTTCATTTTAGATATAACTGATCATTGCAAAGGTTAAGGACTAGATTGGTCCTCTATCCCCACATCATATGTCCAGATTCTCCATAACATGAACAAAGTCATGATACATTTATTAGAAATGTTTGTGGTAGCTAGCTGTCATACTTTTCAGAAAGGAACCTGAAATTTCATCTTGATTCACATTTTAGTAAAACAGCAGGTTTGTCTTAAATGAAACTACGAAATAGGTATAGAACAGATTGGAAAGTACGGAATATTAATATTCAAGATAAGTGcatttgaagaaagaaaaaggaaaggccTAAAGAGATACTTCATAAGATCAGGACAATAAGGAAAAAATGGATAACCCATCCCccatgatttaaaaaaaaaaaaaaaaaaaaaagaaagaatgcATAAATTACAAGAAAAGCAGTAAAGCAAGATCAGACATGTGAGGACATGAAAACATAAATCAGAGCAAATGTATCAATTTTCTGTACGGTTagataaatttgaaaaagagaaTGGATTACCTTCCAGTGTTTGTTCGACTTAGTTGGTTGGTTCTCCTCTTCACAGTATTAGATTTGCCACTGTAGTAAAAACCAGTCAAATCAAGTGCTTCACTTGCCACAGCACCCAAAACAGCCAAAACATTGGCAGACTTGCTTTAGACAACATGAAGAAGAAAGCAGTGAGCTCAACAATTAGTGAATACTGAAAACTAGGAGGAAATGCAGACCATGGCCAATGTACTCATAAGTAATGAATGGTTTACCTCTTTGCAAACTTGTGAAAATCCCAGTGGAtaaatttcaaatgattttcTTCTGAAAAAATAGCATTCAAATAACCAACAGCATTTGCAAACTCACGCCTCAGCATCATCTCTCTAGGTCGTTTTTCAACAGTCTACAACATGCCAGAAACTAAATGAGATCTGGAAAAAACATGAACATTTATGCAGAGACAAGTAGAGAAGTATGCAAATAAACGAAGTAAGTGGGATGACAAATGCCAACCACAGGCAACTGGCTGGAGTGATGTTTGATCAATGGGGTAATGCACATGAAAAATCTGAACTAATCTATATTGCCTTCCAACAAGAAATAATTTTCAATACTTCCATAAGCACACTAATGTATTGACAGAGAAAGAGAGACTACTTGATGGAGAGGTAAGCAAACATAAAATAATCTAGGATATTCCTATTCAGTTAACACAAAGTGActtgataaaattattcttttacaaaaaaacaaaataatgaaagtaaaaaaaaaattaaaagttaaaatttaaatttaaatatttaaagaaaataaaaactaaaactaaaaaatttaaaaaaaaaaaaacttaagcaATAGATCAGTAATACATAATTTGGCAGTAATTTTGAAAACGGAAGAATTTTCTGGAGGAGTTCAcaggagaaaaaaaaatgtcttAAATAAAAGACAACAGATAAGGACATGTTAGACCACTGAGGGTTGTCTATCCACACACTTGGGTCTATTTTATTGGCTCCTTTCATGAGTTGTATAAGTTTAAAGAATGACCTAGTTTTAGCTTTGACTAGGAAAACATTATCAATTAACAATTTTCCCATGTCCATTTCCACAGAATAAGTGAAGCCTCAAACGAAACTTCAAAAGGCATCTTAGTTGAGGGAAAGTAAGGGAACTCACATAACTTCAATATAACAAAGTCGAAAGGTACAACCTTAGTTTAATAACTTGACTAACCATATAAGATGAGTAAGATAAAGACTCATAGTTTGCTTGCATTTTTGTTGTTTGAGAATGACAAAATGAATTCGctattaaaaattttaaaaaaatgcatATGATTCCAATAAACCTTGGAAGTTGAAACAAAGCAATTTACTAGCAATATGGCAtataaaattgcataatttgAAAGTTCTGTTAAGAATAAATATctaatttatcaaaatattcAAATCACTTGGCATTATTAACATTCAGCTTTATATTTCCACCGAGTACCAAAAATGGATTTGGAAGGAACCTTAATCAGATTGAGCACAATTATTGGATTCCCATATCTCTTTGCCAGGTCCTCGAAGTGCAATTTCGTAGCCTGGTATGTCGGATCGTACCTCTGCACTGGCATATAACAGGAATTACAAGAATTAATTTATGAAGCTAAAGAACAATACCTCTACAATACTCAACAGACTAATCAACTGTATCAAAAACATATCTTACAGATTATATCAGGTTTAGGACTAAATCTTGAAGCTTCTTGTGACCAGAAAAGAGGAATAGATCCGCGCACTTGCACAACAGAACTCATTTTCCCTTTGCATGATCCAGCTTCTTCATCAAGAACAATTTGCTCTGTTTCAACCTCATTTGCAACCTTTCCCCAATCATTTACTCCCCTTTTCAAGTAACTGCAGcccattaataaataaaaattataaaaacttCCTGCCTTAATACGAAGACATTTTTTCGTATTAGCTTTTCACTTTTTCAGTAAATACAAGTCACTTTTCTATTTGcgctctttttttcttttaactttTTGTCACACCTGCAGCTATATCAAAAGTTTAGTGATAACCATAGTAGGTAAGGTAAATTTTATTGGAAATATAGAAAACTATATTTAGGTCTGTCATTCAGGTCAAATTTTCAAAGGCAAGTATCTCCCCTCAGTTAAGAACCAGTATTATCTCTCTTCTCTTCCCTTAGACTCAAGCAAACATTCTTTTCGCACCCCTGCTAATCACACACCTCCAACACCAAAAGCAATCGCTAAGCCAAAACAAACATTGGCCATCACAATCTCTTTCAAACATCTAGATTACACAACTACGATAACCCAAAGTAATAACCCCATGCAAACTCTGAGTGGTTAACCATCAGATGCATTCTTAATCTCAAAGGAACCCCAAATAACAGCTTGCACACAAAAGAAACAAGTGAGAAAAAGGCTGGGAGCAAGGGGATGCTCCTATTACCAGTTTCTCCAAAACTATCATTTCTATGTTAATAACTCAGtttacaattttgtcaaatcacaCTTTCTTAAGCTTTTGTAATACAAGATGATTTGCTTATAATACAATGGCGTGTTTCATCATCTCGCCACCTCCAATTCGTAACTTCACAGCTAACATTTCAGTTCGTAGCAAACTGAAGACTTTAAGGATCAAAAACAACATTGACGCATTAATGTAAATACACATTAGATGCagaaagaaagatattactTCTAAAATGTTGTTCAGTTAAGGACAAGATTAGAATCTTAGAGACCTATGATTGACAGCTCAAGAACTCAAAATAATTCAAGATTGGAGACCAAAAAAATtcatggaagaagaagatgatgacaaaagaaaaaataaagtgGGTCACAACAATGCGAACAAAGCCACAAGCAAAAGTGAAGGAAAGAGAAGAGGAAAGCAGAAGCGAGAGTTTATGGAATAAAGACCAATATAAATGAGTCTTGGAAAGATCAAAAGGAATACAGTACTAAGATACTAATAATCAATCGGAGCTCAAACCCTAATTTACAAAGGAAGTTTTTATGATCTTATTTGTTCTTGAAACTTCTCTTCTAAGCTCTAACTTTGTGGCCGATTCTCAAGAAATTTTTACAaaactacttttttttttgcttgtcTGTGTGTGTTTGTGGTGATGAAATTTGATCTAAAACTACTAATTtacttatttctaaaaacaggCCAAGCATAAGAAAGGAGTTAAAAGTCCTAGTATATTAGGATAAAAGGGACAATTGAATTACTTACTCATACTTCTCATACTACCATGTTCTTATGATAActttttcaattacctcaagTTAATGCCATGTCCTTATACAAATGAATTACTTGAAAATGGAATATTAAGAGTGCAAAGGCAttagagaaagaaaatgaagagagCTTTAGAATATCCAATATGACTAATGAACGCTGAATTTCTTATGAGAGAAATAGCAAGAGAAGAAAGCAACCATCGAGCAGAAGAGGGAGAGATGCACTAACATGGTTTGTTGCTCCTCCTTCGGTCCTTCCCTGAACAAACAAGAAGATATAATTTTCTTTGGGAGAAATCTTCAGAAAATGTATGTAAGGGACAATGTAATTATTGGGTCAAAAGATCAAACCCATGGAAGAATTAAGTTGTCCTCTTAGGAAGATCAAAATTAGAATATTCTAGcaagaagaaagaggaaaaaAGAATTTCTTTCAATATTGTTGCTATCCTACCAACTTAGACCCCTTGAGTTTACTTTCCATACCAAATCAAGCAAGTTGAGAGCATACAACTAGTTTCCAAATTAATGTCGAATTACAAAATTCACCTTTTCCACTCATCACCATGTCTAGTTGCATAACTAAACAGGCTAGTAAAAACATATAgtaagatttttttttgaagtatcACAATAACTCATATCTCTCCAACACAGCTCCTCAACACACACACcatcctctctctagaaaaccGATGTAATTGTAATCGCAAATGTAGATTCTTCCTCTGAACTAAACTATACATTAATTTGAGATATATGCTATTATTTAGTGTAAAACTGTCCAATGATTATATGTTCAGTTCTCAAGGAATTAAAAATAggcaaaaaccattattaagcATTAAATTATTCAATTTGTTCTACTTAACcctcaaatttttttatttattctattatCGCATAGAAGACTTGAATTTTTGTTTTACCTCGCATTGAAGACTCTTCTAACTATCTGTCTTCAATTCAAGATTCAACATAACTTAATAAAACACGGTATAAAATCCAAGagtaaatgaaaaaaataaaataattcagAGACATAATAATGACTTTTCCTtaaaaatataacaaataatTAATGCAGAAGATTAACATGTTAAGAAAATTTTGATGTTTTAAAAGCATCGATTAAATGTATCTTAACATCAAAGGATTATTAATAATTCTAAAATACTAGTATTACAAAAAATTTGACATCAAATCTGAAAGGAACACATTGCAATTAATTAACTCTATAATGTTAGGCCACAAACTAGCCTGGCCTATTCTAATGACAGTGAAGAACACATGCTCCTTATGATTCATTCATGATGAACCACATCAGAGTTAatccataataataataataataataataataataataatgtagcTGATGCATGCGCTAACACTATAAATTTATGcatttccaaataaaagaaatatctAAAAGTCAACAAGTATCTCCATAAAGTTAGAACATGCAAAGTTGGTGACTAAATGTAAGGCCGTTAGATGAAACAGACTGCATAAATAATAAGTATCAGAACATACCGAGTACCAGCAAAATGCCGAGAGCGTCTAGAAATCAAAGAAACGCTGAAGTCCCTCCCAAAGATTGATAACCTAATCTGCCATGAGCATAAAATAATTGGctgaaaaactaaattttacattttacttGACAATAGTAAAAGTAAAGATTACTATCAAGCAATCGAATCATGTCTGAGGAGTTAACTGAACTAGATGAAACTCTAACGGAAGCTAAATGAACTTATTATCCAACATCATAAAATCAAAACTTCCAAGGATCATACGAATTGCAAAAGCATATATCGAACCTAATAATTGTCTTTTTTATAATTGATGGAATCTAAAAAACTTATTGCAATTTATTTTAAAGAATAACTGCGTCCAAAATATTCAAACTTCATATAACCATAACATTGTGAAGAGAACATTGTATATAAACTAATAGGTCCCGTTTGGTACGTTGTAATgcaatcaaagttgtaatgaaatcaaagttgtaatggaatggaatagtgatTCCATGACTATTTTGGttgtcaaatttaaaaaaaatgatgaaatgtaattaccattacaatAATTATGTTTACTTAGTTAAATGtaataaaagaaattatttacacaattaaaatcaacaaaaaacatgaaaacgagaaaaatgtgaaaaacacaaaaagaggaagaaaacgagAAAAACAGGAAAATGCGAAATGGTAAAACTgtggaaaacgtgaaaaaaattcACAGGGCTTACATGGCAATGACATATATTATATTGATTATTTCAATGATAGAGCTAGTACATAAGTATCCAATAACTCACTTGTAGAGTGTCTTTGTAACTAGCAGTGTTCACATGAAccttaatgaccaaatgaatttggtcattcactgttagatcataatacatggtcattaaggtccatgtgatcaaaaccgcTTTGTAACATTTCCTAATCATATCTAAGACAAAAGAAACACACACTAATCAACATTCTTCTAATTAATCAGTAATGAATTAAATTTAAAAGTTCTTTTGACACATCTTTATCTCAATTCTACTttttgtttttcgtttttcacgttttcatatTTTAGTCGTTTTCTTTTTACTCGTTTATCTGtgttttttttcacatttttcttgttcttcccattttttctgctttttttttcattttttgcgttttttcgcaattttttctcgttttcagtTTTTCtctatttcatgattttttttttgtttaacattttttgcattttcatgtattttcatatttttcccgTTTTTcatcattaataataaaaataggaaGGCTAGTCGTAATGAGAATTCATGCTTATTTTTGTCGTAATGCCCATTGCATAAGTTTGCAaagattaataataaaaatagaaaggCTAGTCATAATGAGAATTCATGCTTGTTTTTGTCGTAATGTCCATTACATAAGTTCGAAAGAAAATTAGTGATGTATTTGTGATTCCATTAAGACAAAAACAATATgactaaccaaacatggtaatgagcttCCATTGTAATGGGCATTCCATTACAACGTCCATTACGACGTACCAAACGGGACCATAGGGAAATACTAAAACTTAAAAATTGCAGCCTGTAAATGATTCAGTAAAATAAAAGATGAAACAACAGTCCTCAACAAAATTTAGAATGCATTTCAAACAAAATTATTTTACAAATACTTTTGGTGGAAAGTATTTGCTTTAATTTAGAATGCATTACAATCCAAATGTATCTGGAAACTACTTTtgccaaaacaaaaaaaaaaaaaaaaaattgcaatatTGTAGGATTGTTTACAACTACATAAGTGAGAAATAAAGAAATGATATGCATACCTGCTTAAAATGCCCATGAACTAATGCTATTGTCCAAATAGTGTTGCCACATTTAGACCGAATACCTTTTGTCAGAAATTCATTCCACACAAACATGTTATCGTATGGCATCCTCTCTTTATCCATGGACAAGACATTCTTTTGCAGGCTTTGCATTATGGGATATGTATAACTAAAGAAAAAATCTTTGGTCAAATCCACACTAGATAACAGCTTTTTGTACCTGCATTTAGACAATGGTATATGCTTAGACAACAATGGGAATCTGAGTCATGTTAATAAGGGGGTTTATcatgtaaaaaaaatctaatacatatacttttttcaaagaaaaagaaacggatataataaaagttattcaACATTGGTCATTCACACCCGATCCCATGCTTCATAATCTCATGGTTCAGTTGTCAGCATGGGTAATGTTACGTGCCCTTGGGCAAATCTTCTCAAATAGGACAAACTTAACAGATCTGGGTCAGGAAACCATTCAAAAACAGATGTCCACTTATATGGTTAAGCAATTTGTACCACTAATGGTGGAACTTCTAGGCAACTGTTGGAATAAATGATGTGTGTTTGAAGGATTCTCAACCAGAACGTGGACACCAAGATAGGTCATGAGTCATCACCAGATGATGGCATACAAACTAGGAAGAGAAAGCCTTCAAGTTGTTAAAATAGCTAGATTCAAGATATACATTTAGTGTTTATAATGTTTCAGCTATTTCTGAGGGCTTAAAACAGAAAGAATATCAATGCTAAATAAGATGCTCTCAGTAGGCATAGTTTCAAACTTTCAATTAAATCATCTTCAATAGACAAAAGCAAAACAAAGAGTAAGAATCCGATTTAGAAAAGATCAATGTTGTATCCCCTCTCCAAAACTCTATATACCTCCTTTTCTGATTAGAGCATATAGAAAATCATGATGCTTGAGCAGCCGAAGTAGAAGGAAAGAGGAAAATGAAGTTCAGAAGAATGAAAATAAGAAGCGGTCAacaataaaactcaaaataattCAAGAAGAAAGGAACATCTCTGAATGATAAGAATATCAAATTTTGATTCATATGAAACGAACAGTAACATGCTAAATATTAGCTCTTtctgaagaagaaaggaaaatagAGCCACAAAACAAGTTTTTACGAGAAATTTAggcaaaaacaagaaaaaaggtCCAGTCTTGAAAAGCTAGAGGGCTTTAGTGTCATCtcataaaaaatttaaacctAAGGACTATCAGCCAACAAAGAATCCAGAAAAGTTTTGACAGTGAGTATTGCAATGCAACctggaaaattgaaaattttagcTGCAAAATAATCCCCACTCATCCTTTCCTGCCGTATTGTTTTGCCTTCAATCATTTCAAAAGGTCAAATCCAAAAATTTGAATTCGTTTCATAAGAAAAAGGTGTAATCTTTTGGTGAGCTAGAAGAGAGGAAGCTGCAACTAGGGATTCATTTCTCAAAGGCAGAAGCAAAAACATTTTGACCAGACTCCCTTCAAATGTACGAGTCAATAACAAAACTAATTCTTGCCAACTTTGTTTTGGGAGTGCTATCAACACCACAATCAGTGTCCCATCATTACATGAAATATCTCTCTCGAACATGCATGCAAGGCAATAGACCGATGCAGAAACAAACAGTAAGCAAGTAGAGGTTAGTACAAGATGAAAGTACCTTAATTCTGTTTTAGAATGTGCCGCATCAGTTTGAACTAATGCATGTGGAACTGTAATTAATTGGCTTTCTTCAATACTATATATAGCATGGCCACATATACATCCTACTTGCCGCCGTTTTGTAACTAGAATCAAGTAGTATGActccaaaaacttgatgcagCCTGAGAATACCAAGAAGAATGGGCATTGCCATCACGAGGATAAATTTTTGTCAAAAGGAAACAAGTGACCAACCAATACTAACCAGCTATTCCATAAACCTTAGCCACAAAGGTTAGTCCTCCAGTGGCACGATTGCCTTCCGAGATTCGTTGAAGCAAGCACTTGATTTCTTGTGGTGAATAAACCACTGGATCTTCACTAATATTGAGATCAGAAGGCTCTGAACGATCAATCTTTAACACTCTATAGAACCTCTTGTTCCGATCACTACCAATTAGATAAAATCTCTGCTCAAGCAAAGAAATAATAGattgtttttttatcaaaaaaataaaagaaaaattacagCATAATAGCAATAATAATTTTGTGCCAAAAGCAGAAAGTCAGAGAtcagaaacaaaataaaatgcTAGATAACTTTTCTTTACACTGTATTGCCTATCAAGAAATTCAAATCTCATTAAAACTACCGCGATGTTATTTCCCCTGATTACACACAATTCAAAGACTTGACTAGTTTCTTTAGCTGATTAAAATTAGTTTAAGCATGCAGTATAAAAGAAATTTCACTTTGGAACATAATTGTATAGATAAAAAGTTTAAAAGGAAAAGTATACTTAATATGAGAAGTACAAGTATCCTAATAAAGGATTAGATTCTTAAAACTTTGTTTTGCCAGCAACTACACCAATTAGTATGGCCATATTTATTAGCTATCTGGCACATGAGCCAAAATACACAAATTAATATTTTGAATAGAAAGATCAATTCGCCAATCCAATATAATATAAACAACAATTTCTTGAAACACTGACCAACAAGACATGAAAGCTGAGCAGCAATTAGTTATCAGGAAGACAAGATTTCAAATTCGGAGACAAATGAGCTCTTGCTAAACTCTTTGGACTTTCCTTTGTTTACACATGAAGTAAAGAGCTGAGAATCCAAAACAAGTTGTTTAATGCAAACGAACAAAAATAGAGATGAAGCTCACCTGTCTGGTCTCATAGAGTCTAAACTTCTCGAGCGAATAGGAATTGGGGTCGATTTCGGTGTCGTTGGACGGATGGATTTTGGCAGAGGAATTGGGGAAAGAATTAAGTTTGGGCTTCGAATTCTCGAATTTAGCCATTGAATTTGGCTGCTGGTTAATTGATTCTGATACTAATTTTTCTGCTAAATCGCCATGGCTGATTTCAGAAAACGGAGGTTGGGATTAGAAAGAAAAAGTGAGGGCGTTTGCGGAATTTTGGGCTTTATATAGTCTTCCTAATAGATTCAGTTGACAATTCATTCCCCTTAACATAgggatttaatttaatttatcaaaaaaaaaaaaaaaaccacgtACGGTGCCTTTGGTATTCTTCTACTggataaagagaaaataaaggattcggataaaaataaaaatatgatagtcgagaattattattcaatatttCGTACATGGGATAGGGATAggaataaaataatacattttattattttagccttatttaaactacgtaacattaatttgagagaTAAGATTGACTTTTCCAttctattaaaatcgcaggagcgtATCCCACCTCCTCATACTATCCCTCTTGGGTACAAGATTTGAGGAATAAGAGGTTTATCCCTTATCTGTGtcactcttctatctctcaaacaaacacgagataacttatctcgtattTTTTTATCCATACCTCACCTtttatatcccttctaacaaacactcCGATAGGGATTTAAGAATCCGGTTTTCAATTCATCCATACAAAATTTAACACGTGTCTTTTATTTAGTCTATACAATTACTCCCTtcacggggtgtttgttagaggggataaagatacggggatagggataaaaaaatcgAGATGAGTTATCTCATGTTTGTTTTAGAGATAGGTTAGGGAGATAAGAGGAGGATGTgaatcttatccctcaaatcataTACCTAAAAGTGTGGTGGTATAAGGAgatgggataagctcctgcgattttatccctcaaattaatgttatataatttaaataaggttaaaatagtaaaatgtctatcccacataccaaatgttgaataataattctc of the Euphorbia lathyris chromosome 7, ddEupLath1.1, whole genome shotgun sequence genome contains:
- the LOC136235393 gene encoding phosphatidylinositol-3-phosphatase SAC1 isoform X1, which codes for MAKFENSKPKLNSFPNSSAKIHPSNDTEIDPNSYSLEKFRLYETRQRFYLIGSDRNKRFYRVLKIDRSEPSDLNISEDPVVYSPQEIKCLLQRISEGNRATGGLTFVAKVYGIAGCIKFLESYYLILVTKRRQVGCICGHAIYSIEESQLITVPHALVQTDAAHSKTELRYKKLLSSVDLTKDFFFSYTYPIMQSLQKNVLSMDKERMPYDNMFVWNEFLTKGIRSKCGNTIWTIALVHGHFKQIRLSIFGRDFSVSLISRRSRHFAGTREGPKEEQQTIYLKRGVNDWGKVANEVETEQIVLDEEAGSCKGKMSSVVQVRGSIPLFWSQEASRFSPKPDIILQRYDPTYQATKLHFEDLAKRYGNPIIVLNLIKTVEKRPREMMLRREFANAVGYLNAIFSEENHLKFIHWDFHKFAKSKSANVLAVLGAVASEALDLTGFYYSGKSNTVKRRTNQLSRTNTGRDAFLRDLTGNSGDLSRLASGGENLSSTINRGRENESYQQYKQDKIGGEAPHFQSGILRTNCIDCLDRTNVAQYAYGLAALGRQLHAMGLTDIPKVDPDSTIAAALMDMYQGMGDALAQQYGGSAAHNTVFPERQGKWKATTQSREFIKSIKRYYSNAYTDGEKQDAINLFLGYFRPQEGKPALWELDTDYYLHVAGIKEDLDPETCTQETNARPDGVGLNLAPVPACKEDFSRLKLTSFDKLIEKTCGAIKNVRLCCEPDQRPGGSLVNSGVAPDAAEIQLKSPNWLFGQRKYEESGAASKAAHNETENVGADKAIRVDGYCDLGWLSTVGDMNEEDIFQRYLEMTSFDEASGWYGGSLLGDQDESSEIYKHYAELCQGPAMQLFQHDLEMEEHYAEVMRMNAIDLVDDAAVEAEMEAALNEFQQIGADLGINTHILQILC
- the LOC136235393 gene encoding phosphatidylinositol-3-phosphatase SAC1 isoform X2 yields the protein MAKFENSKPKLNSFPNSSAKIHPSNDTEIDPNSYSLEKFRLYETRQRFYLIGSDRNKRFYRVLKIDRSEPSDLNISEDPVVYSPQEIKCLLQRISEGNRATGGLTFVAKVYGIAGCIKFLESYYLILVTKRRQVGCICGHAIYSIEESQLITVPHALVQTDAAHSKTELRYKKLLSSVDLTKDFFFSYTYPIMQSLQKNVLSMDKERMPYDNMFVWNEFLTKGIRSKCGNTIWTIALVHGHFKQIRLSIFGRDFSVSLISRRSRHFAGTRYLKRGVNDWGKVANEVETEQIVLDEEAGSCKGKMSSVVQVRGSIPLFWSQEASRFSPKPDIILQRYDPTYQATKLHFEDLAKRYGNPIIVLNLIKTVEKRPREMMLRREFANAVGYLNAIFSEENHLKFIHWDFHKFAKSKSANVLAVLGAVASEALDLTGFYYSGKSNTVKRRTNQLSRTNTGRDAFLRDLTGNSGDLSRLASGGENLSSTINRGRENESYQQYKQDKIGGEAPHFQSGILRTNCIDCLDRTNVAQYAYGLAALGRQLHAMGLTDIPKVDPDSTIAAALMDMYQGMGDALAQQYGGSAAHNTVFPERQGKWKATTQSREFIKSIKRYYSNAYTDGEKQDAINLFLGYFRPQEGKPALWELDTDYYLHVAGIKEDLDPETCTQETNARPDGVGLNLAPVPACKEDFSRLKLTSFDKLIEKTCGAIKNVRLCCEPDQRPGGSLVNSGVAPDAAEIQLKSPNWLFGQRKYEESGAASKAAHNETENVGADKAIRVDGYCDLGWLSTVGDMNEEDIFQRYLEMTSFDEASGWYGGSLLGDQDESSEIYKHYAELCQGPAMQLFQHDLEMEEHYAEVMRMNAIDLVDDAAVEAEMEAALNEFQQIGADLGINTHILQILC